The Etheostoma cragini isolate CJK2018 chromosome 15, CSU_Ecrag_1.0, whole genome shotgun sequence genome window below encodes:
- the dus1l gene encoding tRNA-dihydrouridine(16/17) synthase [NAD(P)(+)]-like, translating into MAKLQGFEFWRKTLKEARYVVAPMVDQSELAWRLLSRRHGAQLCYTPMLHAQVFVRDANYRRENLYNELCEEDRPLITQFCANDPEVFLQAALLAQDYCDAIDLNLGCPQMIAKRGHYGVFLQDEWELLEKMVSLANEKLSVPITCKIRVFKEIEKTVRYAQMLEKAGCQLLTVHGRTKEQKGAMTGVANWEHIRAVRKAVNIPVFANGNIQHLSDVERCIQETGVQGVMSAEGNLHNPALFEGCSPPVWEMAEEYLQEVQRHPPCTLSYVRAHLFKLWHHTLQIHQDLREELAKVKTLEGLAAVSKQLRLRCQEEIAKGKDVEEKEGGLPFPHWICQPYVRPEPKEPVANGNNHGSEVKKTVCQKRSLEDSDGIADTLSKNKQKKRSRNPHKNFNPEQKPKYIKCEQCGNPKGNKCVFNLCRGCCKKKAYKEVADCPSHGLRFKTKAEKLKSEEDERRQDGRKEDETKEDERKERLATDSSSPPPPPDPNTELQVQSKTPLPL; encoded by the exons ATGGCCAAGCTCCAGGGCTTTGAGTTCTGGAGGAAGACCCTGAAAGAAGCGCGGTATGTGGTGGCGCCCATGGTGGACCAGAGCGAGCTCGCCTGGCGCCTGCTGAGCCGGCGGCATGGCGCTCAGCTCTGCTACACCCCCATGCTGCATGCTCAGGTGTTTGTTCGCGATGCCAACTACCGGAGAGAAAACCTCTACAATGAGCTGTGTGAAGAGGACAGACCTCTGATCACACAG TTTTGTGCCAATGATCCAGAGGTGTTCCTCCAggcggctctgctggcccaggaCTACTGCGATGCCATCGACCTTAACCTGGGCTGTCCACAGATGATCGCTAAGAGAG GGCACTATGGAGTTTTCTTACAAGACGAGTGGGAGCTGTTAGAGAAAATGG TCAGTTTAGCCAATGAAAAGCTCTCGGTGCCCATCACATGCAAGATCCGTGTGTTCAAGGAGATAGAAAAGACGGTCCGCTATGCCCAGATGCTGGAGAAAGCCGGATGTCAG CTGCTGACAGTGCATGGCAGAACCAAAGAGCAGAAAGGAGCCATGACGGGTGTCGCTAACTGGGAGCACATCAGGGCAGTACG GAAGGCAGTAAATATTCCAGTCTTTGCAAATGGCAACATTCAGCACCTGAGTGATGTGGAGCGCTGCATTCAGGAGACGGGAGTGCAGGGAGTTATGAGTGCAG aggggAACCTCCACAACCCGGCACTGTTCGAAGGATGCAGCCCCCCCGTGTGGGAGATGGCTGAGGAATATCTGCAGGAGGTGCAGCGGCATCCCCCCTGCACTCTGTCCTATGTACGAGCCCACCTCTTCAAGCTCTGGCACCACAC gctACAGATCCACCAGGACCTGAGAGAAGAGCTGGCTAAGGTGAAGACCCTTGAGGGTTTAGCCGCTGTCAGCAAACAGCTGAGGCTGCGCTGCCAG gAGGAGATAGCCAAAGGAAAGGATGTGGAGGAAAAGGAGGGCGGCCTGCCATTCCCCCACTGGATCTGCCAGCCATACGTCAGACCAGA GCCGAAGGAGCCCGTTGCCAACGGTAACAACCATGGTTCAGAGGTGAAGAAGACAGTGTGTCAGAAGAGGTCACTGGAGGACTCGGATGGAATAGCTGACACACTCTCCAAAAACAAGCAGAAGAAGAGATCCCGAAACCCACACAAGAACTTCAATCCCGAGCAGAAAC CCAAGTACATCAAATGTGAGCAGTGTGGGAACCCAAAG GGAAATAAATGTGTCTTCAACCTGTGTCGAGGCTGCTGCAAGAAGAAGGCCTACAAGGAGGTGGCAGACTGTCCAA GCCACGGGCTGAGGTTCAAGACCAAGGCCGAGAAACTAAAATCTGAGGAGGACGAGAGAAGGCAGGACGGAAGGAAGGAGGACGAAACGAAGGAGGATGAGAGGAAGGAGCGCTTGGCGACAGACAGCAGCTCTCCCCCGCCTCCCCCAGATCCAAATACAGAACTGCAGGTGCAGTCTAAGACTCCACTGCCACTATGA